One Symphalangus syndactylus isolate Jambi chromosome 20, NHGRI_mSymSyn1-v2.1_pri, whole genome shotgun sequence DNA segment encodes these proteins:
- the ORMDL3 gene encoding ORM1-like protein 3 isoform X4: protein MNVGTAHSEVNPNTRVMNSRGIWLSYVLAIGLLHVVLLSIPFGMYIFLHTVKGTPFETPDQGKARLLTHWEQMDYGVQFTASRKFLTITPIVLYFLTSFYTKYDQIHFVLNTVSLMSVLIPKLPQLHGVRIFGINKY, encoded by the exons ATGAATGTGGGCACAGCGCACAGCGAGGTGAACCCCAACACCCGGGTGATGAACAGCCGTGGCATCTGGCTCTCCTACGTGCTGGCCATCGGTCTCCTCCACGTCGTGCTGCTGAGCATCCCCTTT GGCATGTATATCTTCCTGCACACGGTGAAGGGGACACCCTTTGAGACCCCAGACCAGGGCAAGGCGAGGCTGCTAACCCACTGGGAGCAGATGGACTATGGGGTCCAGTTCACGGCCTCTCGGAAGTTCTTGACCATCACACCCATCGTGCT GTACTTCCTCACCAGCTTCTACACTAAGTACGACCAGATCCATTTTGTCCTCAACACCGTGTCCCTGATGAGCGTGCTCATCCCCAAGCTGCCCCAGCTCCACGGAGTCCGGATTTTTGGAATCAATAAGTACTGA
- the ORMDL3 gene encoding ORM1-like protein 3 isoform X2 encodes MFCALLPEDRRTAERGSRMNVGTAHSEVNPNTRVMNSRGIWLSYVLAIGLLHVVLLSIPFGMYIFLHTVKGTPFETPDQGKARLLTHWEQMDYGVQFTASRKFLTITPIVLYFLTSFYTKYDQIHFVLNTVSLMSVLIPKLPQLHGVRIFGINKY; translated from the exons ATGTTTTGTGCTCTTCTTCCAGAAGACAGGAG AACAGCGGAAAGGGGCAGCAGGATGAATGTGGGCACAGCGCACAGCGAGGTGAACCCCAACACCCGGGTGATGAACAGCCGTGGCATCTGGCTCTCCTACGTGCTGGCCATCGGTCTCCTCCACGTCGTGCTGCTGAGCATCCCCTTT GGCATGTATATCTTCCTGCACACGGTGAAGGGGACACCCTTTGAGACCCCAGACCAGGGCAAGGCGAGGCTGCTAACCCACTGGGAGCAGATGGACTATGGGGTCCAGTTCACGGCCTCTCGGAAGTTCTTGACCATCACACCCATCGTGCT GTACTTCCTCACCAGCTTCTACACTAAGTACGACCAGATCCATTTTGTCCTCAACACCGTGTCCCTGATGAGCGTGCTCATCCCCAAGCTGCCCCAGCTCCACGGAGTCCGGATTTTTGGAATCAATAAGTACTGA
- the ORMDL3 gene encoding ORM1-like protein 3 isoform X1, giving the protein MFCALLPEDRRTAERGSRMNVGTAHSEVNPNTRVMNSRGIWLSYVLAIGLLHVVLLSIPFVSVPVVWTLTNLIHNMGMYIFLHTVKGTPFETPDQGKARLLTHWEQMDYGVQFTASRKFLTITPIVLYFLTSFYTKYDQIHFVLNTVSLMSVLIPKLPQLHGVRIFGINKY; this is encoded by the exons ATGTTTTGTGCTCTTCTTCCAGAAGACAGGAG AACAGCGGAAAGGGGCAGCAGGATGAATGTGGGCACAGCGCACAGCGAGGTGAACCCCAACACCCGGGTGATGAACAGCCGTGGCATCTGGCTCTCCTACGTGCTGGCCATCGGTCTCCTCCACGTCGTGCTGCTGAGCATCCCCTTTGTGAGTGTCCCTGTTGTCTGGACCCTCACCAACCTCATTCACAACATG GGCATGTATATCTTCCTGCACACGGTGAAGGGGACACCCTTTGAGACCCCAGACCAGGGCAAGGCGAGGCTGCTAACCCACTGGGAGCAGATGGACTATGGGGTCCAGTTCACGGCCTCTCGGAAGTTCTTGACCATCACACCCATCGTGCT GTACTTCCTCACCAGCTTCTACACTAAGTACGACCAGATCCATTTTGTCCTCAACACCGTGTCCCTGATGAGCGTGCTCATCCCCAAGCTGCCCCAGCTCCACGGAGTCCGGATTTTTGGAATCAATAAGTACTGA
- the ORMDL3 gene encoding ORM1-like protein 3 isoform X3, which translates to MNVGTAHSEVNPNTRVMNSRGIWLSYVLAIGLLHVVLLSIPFVSVPVVWTLTNLIHNMGMYIFLHTVKGTPFETPDQGKARLLTHWEQMDYGVQFTASRKFLTITPIVLYFLTSFYTKYDQIHFVLNTVSLMSVLIPKLPQLHGVRIFGINKY; encoded by the exons ATGAATGTGGGCACAGCGCACAGCGAGGTGAACCCCAACACCCGGGTGATGAACAGCCGTGGCATCTGGCTCTCCTACGTGCTGGCCATCGGTCTCCTCCACGTCGTGCTGCTGAGCATCCCCTTTGTGAGTGTCCCTGTTGTCTGGACCCTCACCAACCTCATTCACAACATG GGCATGTATATCTTCCTGCACACGGTGAAGGGGACACCCTTTGAGACCCCAGACCAGGGCAAGGCGAGGCTGCTAACCCACTGGGAGCAGATGGACTATGGGGTCCAGTTCACGGCCTCTCGGAAGTTCTTGACCATCACACCCATCGTGCT GTACTTCCTCACCAGCTTCTACACTAAGTACGACCAGATCCATTTTGTCCTCAACACCGTGTCCCTGATGAGCGTGCTCATCCCCAAGCTGCCCCAGCTCCACGGAGTCCGGATTTTTGGAATCAATAAGTACTGA